In Gammaproteobacteria bacterium (ex Lamellibrachia satsuma), a single genomic region encodes these proteins:
- a CDS encoding cytochrome C, with translation MLGKSRKAGLLLKAGFLVFTFAGINSSWAGVLDEPKAHPAIPLLDESGSHVLDSGKPYSPRMSCGTGGCHDYDAITHAFHFEQGRDEARDDFGAERGLPQLVSPGYYGGYNCMGSNNPDILAKKENATESDFADHGSAGLVKRCVSCHSGGGWMEKDRNGRRYDEVDPTTVTALDGDYFNRSTDADGNPVITQWDWQKSGVVENDCLMCHARYVDLKSFDARLPAGDAPLDMFKDVRRHALIDNDHFRYADSAILEFLNINMDGNPANDKALMQFARVDDDADGAVAVEAIPVDANGEPVITWNAAAFDGDRKAVIPMVRYPANDACMQCHRTANSRRGFYGFGDNATLVYEENDLLVRDYQDDVHKGLDWTEANGETREIQNCNACHTRNYYNPSHSNVDLDADHSFLKGNSDMDVANERDYTPSAKSCVYCHDDAETPAIPSGHPDMLSAHRERWKLAGDMAGYTENSLTSITQTHLDVVTCEACHITDKASRGTSLQIMYRYAASEDGKVRLRPYNARYRYYWKDKTSGYVFSQTERNSAFRMETDANGDQYGAVIDPVSGAELGQVTVRFSHGSWRFGDPADYDTMMALKGAYDAVLLGKGLENPDAVLVWSASNFYVMSHNTRPAVEAAQCEDCHTQTARGAFSSLISNDGILSEANIKTVTTVVDKRLVDEGVIVFDFPSMKVDANGVVTENVSDILYSSGINPSLSRLNSSIAPVISGMVQKIVSDTAMAGIGLAEGDIAPLQLLMPTGEIYLFQPSNGEPAVRQVAIMSEDSVQAGVVLPTYRFLVGMGSDELATAATQATNRQTYMVYRLEATDSSGNPVTQFPGTPLYVKLPWSGTDVDQVSIVTSSDGVAWGQVDPASIVLVRPQTAAEDGYVVMRTDHFSYYAVTDAVARDTVDSTSISSSGGGSVIYLPMVLLLLLSGRLLQRRKTARI, from the coding sequence ATGTTGGGAAAATCCCGTAAGGCCGGCCTTTTGTTAAAGGCCGGGTTTCTGGTATTTACGTTTGCGGGCATCAATAGTTCCTGGGCCGGTGTACTGGATGAGCCGAAGGCCCATCCCGCCATTCCGTTGCTGGATGAGAGTGGCAGCCATGTGTTGGATAGCGGTAAGCCTTACAGTCCGCGCATGAGTTGCGGCACAGGTGGCTGTCACGACTACGATGCGATTACCCACGCCTTCCATTTTGAACAGGGGCGTGACGAAGCAAGAGATGACTTTGGTGCCGAGCGTGGTCTGCCGCAATTGGTCTCTCCCGGGTATTACGGTGGATATAACTGCATGGGCAGCAATAACCCCGATATCCTGGCGAAAAAGGAGAATGCCACAGAATCCGATTTTGCCGATCATGGCTCTGCCGGACTGGTCAAACGCTGCGTCAGCTGTCATTCCGGTGGCGGTTGGATGGAGAAGGACCGTAACGGTCGACGCTACGATGAGGTGGATCCAACCACCGTAACGGCACTGGATGGTGACTACTTCAATCGTAGTACTGATGCTGATGGTAACCCGGTAATAACCCAGTGGGACTGGCAGAAGAGTGGGGTGGTGGAGAACGACTGCCTGATGTGCCATGCCAGATATGTCGATCTGAAAAGTTTTGATGCCAGATTGCCCGCCGGTGATGCGCCGCTGGACATGTTCAAGGATGTACGCCGTCATGCGTTGATAGACAATGATCATTTCCGTTATGCCGATAGTGCGATCCTTGAGTTTCTGAATATCAATATGGATGGCAACCCTGCGAACGACAAGGCGTTGATGCAGTTTGCCCGCGTCGATGATGATGCCGATGGGGCGGTTGCAGTGGAGGCAATTCCAGTGGATGCGAATGGTGAGCCTGTCATCACCTGGAATGCGGCTGCCTTCGACGGCGACAGAAAGGCTGTGATTCCCATGGTTCGATATCCTGCCAACGACGCCTGCATGCAGTGCCATCGTACCGCCAATTCACGGCGAGGTTTTTACGGTTTCGGTGATAACGCCACGCTGGTCTATGAAGAGAATGACCTGCTGGTGCGGGACTATCAGGATGATGTGCATAAGGGACTGGACTGGACCGAGGCCAATGGTGAAACCCGGGAGATCCAGAACTGTAATGCCTGCCACACGCGCAATTACTACAATCCATCCCATTCCAATGTGGATCTGGATGCCGACCACAGCTTCCTCAAGGGCAACTCCGACATGGATGTGGCCAACGAGCGCGATTACACACCCTCGGCCAAATCCTGCGTCTATTGTCACGATGATGCAGAGACACCTGCGATCCCATCCGGTCATCCCGACATGCTGAGCGCACACAGGGAACGCTGGAAACTTGCTGGAGATATGGCGGGTTACACGGAAAATTCACTCACCAGTATCACCCAGACCCATCTTGATGTAGTTACCTGTGAGGCGTGTCATATCACTGATAAGGCGAGTCGTGGCACATCATTGCAGATCATGTACCGCTATGCGGCCAGTGAGGACGGAAAAGTGCGTCTTCGCCCCTACAACGCAAGATACCGTTACTACTGGAAGGATAAAACCAGCGGTTATGTCTTCAGCCAGACAGAACGTAACAGCGCATTTCGTATGGAGACCGATGCCAATGGTGACCAGTACGGTGCGGTAATCGATCCGGTTTCCGGTGCTGAGTTGGGACAGGTGACGGTGCGTTTTTCACACGGCTCCTGGCGTTTTGGTGACCCTGCCGATTATGACACCATGATGGCGCTGAAAGGTGCCTATGACGCCGTGCTGCTAGGCAAGGGGTTGGAAAATCCCGATGCGGTTCTGGTCTGGAGTGCATCCAACTTCTATGTGATGTCCCACAATACCCGGCCTGCTGTAGAGGCAGCACAGTGTGAAGATTGCCATACACAAACGGCACGGGGCGCCTTTAGTTCGCTGATCTCAAACGATGGTATTCTGAGTGAGGCAAATATCAAGACTGTCACTACCGTGGTGGACAAACGTCTGGTGGATGAAGGGGTAATCGTTTTTGATTTCCCCTCCATGAAAGTGGATGCCAACGGCGTGGTGACCGAAAATGTTTCCGACATTCTCTACTCCAGTGGAATCAATCCCTCCCTTTCCCGTCTGAATTCCTCTATTGCTCCTGTGATCAGCGGTATGGTTCAGAAGATAGTCAGCGACACTGCTATGGCAGGTATCGGTCTTGCTGAAGGGGATATTGCTCCGCTGCAGCTGTTAATGCCCACTGGGGAGATCTATCTGTTTCAACCCAGCAACGGTGAGCCTGCGGTGCGTCAGGTCGCTATCATGTCGGAGGACAGTGTGCAGGCAGGTGTGGTGTTACCCACCTATCGTTTCCTGGTCGGAATGGGGAGTGACGAACTGGCCACTGCGGCAACCCAGGCTACCAATCGTCAGACCTATATGGTCTATCGACTCGAAGCCACAGACAGCAGTGGCAACCCGGTCACCCAATTTCCGGGTACACCGCTCTATGTGAAGTTGCCCTGGAGTGGCACCGATGTGGATCAAGTCAGCATCGTTACCTCGTCGGATGGAGTCGCCTGGGGTCAGGTTGATCCTGCCAGTATTGTGCTGGTTCGCCCTCAGACAGCGGCCGAGGATGGCTACGTGGTTATGCGCACTGACCATTTCAGTTACTACGCAGTAACCGATGCGGTAGCCCGTGACACGGTTGACAGTACATCCATCTCATCCAGCGGAGGTGGCTCCGTCATTTATCTACCGATGGTGTTGCTGCTCCTGTTAAGTGGACGCCTTCTCCAGCGAAGAAAAACAGCACGGATCTGA
- the gnd gene encoding decarboxylating 6-phosphogluconate dehydrogenase, protein MQLGMIGLGRMGANMVRRLMKDGHECIAYDLNREAVTQMEQEGATGATDWQDLVQKLEAPRAVWIMVPAGVVDNTITAISAYLDEGDTIIDGGNSYYKDDITRYKHLHERGIHYLDVGTSGGVLGLERGYCLMIGGEQETVSRLQPVFTSLAPGVGKIPRTRSRSGNPGPAEQGWLHCGPAGAGHFVKMVHNGIEYGLMAAYAEGFNILRHANVGQLAAESDAETTPLRDPETFQYDIDVAQVAELWRRGSVVSSWLLDLTAAALGDNPNLTDFSGRVSDSGEGRWTSIAAIESGAPAHVLTAALFNRFSSRGEADYGDRLLSAMRYEFGGHKEKSD, encoded by the coding sequence ATGCAACTGGGAATGATCGGTTTGGGGCGCATGGGCGCCAACATGGTGCGGCGATTGATGAAAGACGGTCACGAGTGTATTGCCTACGACCTGAACCGGGAGGCAGTCACTCAAATGGAACAGGAGGGTGCCACCGGCGCCACGGATTGGCAGGATCTGGTGCAGAAACTGGAAGCTCCCCGCGCAGTCTGGATCATGGTGCCGGCGGGTGTGGTGGACAACACCATTACGGCGATTTCCGCCTACCTGGACGAGGGTGACACCATCATCGATGGCGGCAACTCCTACTACAAGGATGACATTACCCGTTATAAACACCTCCATGAGAGAGGCATCCACTATCTCGATGTCGGCACCAGCGGCGGAGTCCTGGGACTTGAACGGGGTTACTGTCTGATGATCGGCGGCGAACAGGAAACTGTCTCTCGGCTTCAACCTGTTTTCACCTCACTGGCTCCCGGGGTTGGCAAAATTCCCCGCACCCGCAGTCGTTCCGGCAATCCAGGACCGGCAGAACAGGGGTGGCTCCACTGCGGACCTGCAGGGGCAGGACACTTTGTCAAAATGGTGCACAACGGCATCGAGTATGGCTTGATGGCTGCCTATGCCGAAGGGTTCAATATCCTCCGCCACGCCAACGTTGGGCAGCTGGCCGCCGAGTCCGATGCGGAGACCACCCCACTGAGGGATCCCGAGACATTCCAATACGATATAGACGTTGCGCAGGTGGCCGAACTCTGGCGCCGGGGCAGTGTTGTCTCCTCCTGGCTACTCGACCTCACCGCCGCCGCACTGGGCGACAACCCCAATCTCACCGATTTTTCCGGCAGAGTCTCCGACTCCGGCGAAGGGCGTTGGACCAGCATAGCTGCCATCGAATCGGGGGCTCCTGCCCATGTACTCACCGCTGCCCTATTCAACCGTTTCTCCTCCCGTGGAGAGGCTGATTATGGAGACAGGCTACTGTCCGCCATGCGCTACGAATTCGGTGGACATAAAGAGAAGAGCGACTAA
- a CDS encoding helix-hairpin-helix domain-containing protein, which produces MKGFIHNITLILMLLALPVTASAEVVNINKADAQTLASELKGIGASKAEAIIKFRQEHGSFTSVDQLTLVPGVGDKLLSTLRPMLSLDSD; this is translated from the coding sequence ATGAAAGGATTCATTCATAACATTACACTGATATTGATGCTTTTGGCTCTACCGGTTACTGCCAGTGCAGAAGTGGTTAATATCAACAAGGCTGACGCACAGACCCTGGCATCCGAGCTCAAGGGTATTGGTGCTTCCAAAGCGGAAGCCATCATCAAATTTCGGCAGGAACACGGCAGTTTTACCTCTGTGGATCAGCTGACTCTGGTGCCCGGTGTGGGGGACAAACTGTTATCAACTTTGCGACCTATGCTGTCACTGGATTCAGATTAA